TATAGAAAAAGCTATTATCATCATCATATTTCATTGATTAGGAACTGTGCAAGGATGTTAGTATTTAGTACATTACACAAATAGTGGTGATCTTTACAATGTCAATTTCAAACATGCAAGTACAGTCCTACCGATTGAGATCAAAGCATTCAAGGGCCTAATAAGGCATTACATCTGACCTGAAACACGAATAGCATCCGCTTTGAATTACACATTGCTTTGTTTGTATAACTTTGTGTCCAGTACTTGCTTCCCACACATTGCACAAACCCCTGAAAAAttcataagaaaaataaaaaaatagctCCATTGTTATACTACGATTTTTTTGAATCATAAGTATTCACCAGACCAAGCATGGTACCTTTTGTATAAGCACAAGTGTGACAGTATTTTCCATCTTGGTGTACTTGCTGCTTGCAAATCACGCACTTTGTATTTCCATAAGGAGTCCATCTGTAAGCAAAAAATGTGACAGTATAAGCAAATAAGCAACATAAGATTGCCCCATCAAGAGTTATGGATATTTACTAAAACAATTTACATTTTAACTACACTAGTAAATGACATGCCTAGTATAATTTACAAGAACATGTCACGTACTAGAAGAGTTCAGGGACTAAATAAGTAATTAGCCTtgttagttaagttagttaCTTATTTTAATGTGTTCTGTTATCTCTGTATTGCTGGCACTGAGTGGCCATTTTAATTCCCTAAAGCCTATCTTAGAGAATAGATTCTCTAGGTTGTTAGCTATTTTGTTTGGTAGTGAGTTTGTTAGTACAGTTGTGCCTGCTGCTAACAAACTATTTGTTTTTACTGCCTATTTAGAGGCTGAGTGTGACACTGTTTCCTTATGCACAATTTTAATGAAATCCATTCCttcttttctctgttttctctcttcttcctcCTAAATCTCTCTTCTTCCTCCTAAATCTCTCTTCTACTCTCCCTAATTTTCTTACTCAGAACCCTAGTTCTGACAGAACACAAGGTAACTAAACCAGAAAAAAGAAGGAACTTGAAACCATGGTTCCGAACACTAACAGTTTCACGCGCATCCATTCTAGAAGATCAATAACTGAACAATGTAAATGATACACATTATTTGCTTATGATTTCAATCAAATTTAGATTCAAACAACTCCAATTTCTTGATAGAATCCCGATGCAAGGGATGCAACTTCTAGAGAGACCAATTACCCGACCTAGAGTTAAAAGATTTCAAGAGGAACTTCAAGCATTCTTGATACATTTGCAAGAAGTCGTGAATAAAAGTGAAGCTTTAATGAAGATTTGTCATTTTATCACCCTCCAGTTGCAAGGAAAGAGAAGAAGATCAAGccaaagaaaaatattttattgaacGTTCCCTGGTTGGGGACCTATTGAAAAACAGCTAAATGACTGACCACAACCGGCCCAGGTTGGAGGCCTGGTTGATGAACGACTAAAGGGACTGACTGACTGATCACAACCGGCTCATGAATCAATTTTAGATCCAACAACCCCAATTTCTAACTTTGAAATcacaagcttttttttttttatcataaatgCTTCAAATTCAGTTTAAGATATAAATAACTCTGAATTTCTAGCTTATCAACAGTGATCTGAATTCTTGAGCAGATGAACTACACAAAGTAAACAGGAAATTGCCCCTAATATACCTGTAACCAATGACTAAATGGatccatagttattaaaggcgcatgaGGCGCTAAGGTGCTAGGGatcctggagccttggcgcatgGTGCACGACGATGGCGCGCGCCATAGCGATACAAGGCGCacttataaaaacaaaaattataaaactaacataaaaataCAATGAATACTAAATCATGACAATATTAAGCATAAATAggttttaaaatgcaaaataaaccccatgttAGAAAGCTAATGTTGAATAGTAAATCCTAAGTTCTACTCCTcatcaaaactctccaaattaACCACTCATGTTGATTTGAATTCCCTTGGCTACTTTGTTTCTGTTTGAATtcgttttttgtgttttgtcCTACTAAACTTTTTCCTCTTATAATAAGATTATGTCGTTACCTCTTCTAATTAATTCAAATGTATAAtctctctttcattttaatatatattttttttctcatgtTGCACCCTTCAGAACACTTGTTCCATATACGTAACTGTCAAAAAACCTATAAACTGCCCCCAACTCACCAAGGCACGCCTTTGGCAACTGCCCCTTGGCGCaaaatggcgcaccaggcgAGCGCCATGGCGCTAAGGCCTGCTCCTGGTGCGCCATAGGctcgcctttaataactatgaacAGATCGATTCCACCGCCAATAAGAAGTAACTAAACAATTATGGAAATGAAATAGAAAATTGCGATGTGAACTCGAAACATGAGCTAGAAAATCAATTCACGAACAGCAAACAGACGAGAAAGCGAATTCATTGATAAAACAAACAAAGCATCGAAAATTAAtgccaaaaaataaaaaacggtaCCTTGTCTTCTTAGAAAGGAGCTTGTTCTCGTTGATCTTACGGCCACCGCTTTCATTGGTGTTGCTGGCTCCTGCCTTCCACTTATCAGGAACTATAACCTTGGATAACTTCTTTTCGCCTGAAAAAGAGAAACCATCCTCTCAAAAAAATGCGGGGAAAAAGTACAAGATAATTGCTTACAGAGTAATTTGCAGTGAACTGATTGACCGAATTGATGAGAATATTTTCAGAAATTTCAGAAACTTACACTTCTCGCACACCATTGTTCTTCCTCAGACGAAATCGGAGCCCTAATTGGAATTTCCCGGACAGAAAAAGTGGGAGGCCCAGCAGAGATCAAAAACCCGATTTCAAGTTATACTTTTGATCCTCGAAATTACTATATTATCCTCTTAGcataaatatttaaattcttcattttttctttgctaaatatttaaaaagaaGGTGCCcgttatggttactttgttttttacaaagtaccgttatttggtgtggttttcaccattggatgatagagcataaaattaatccaatggtgaaaaccacacaaagtaatggtactttgtaaaaaacaaagtaaccatagcgaacACCTTAAAAAGAATTAAAGGTCACCCTTAGTTAAAATCGAAGTTTAGATATTAATTCAGTGTTGAAATTGtcaatatttgataaattatgccaaatttaataaattttaaatattaaaattgattGTATTTGAATTAATTTGTTAAATGTTACAAATTTGAGAGTTGAATTGATACATAAACTTCaatttgaattaaaataaaaaatttctacCAATATTAGAAGCCAAATTGACGATTTATTCATATTTAAAATCACTTAAATTTAGATTTGTATTAAAAAGGTTATTaaatttcattttcttctttctAGAAAATCACTTAATTGCATAGTTTATTgcaataaaattattatcaacAATTTGTATATAAAACCCACCGGAATATTGTTGCAATACAAAATATTATTATCAATTAAGCACCTAAATCAAAAAGGATgtgattttttaaaatattttttttttctggtttAGCATTTGTTATATGGCACACATCGGTTATCATATGTCTATTATGTTAACCATAAAAGACAAACATATCTGACGTAACTCTTAACTGGCATATAATCAAATACCTTACATATTATGTCAATATTCCGATGAGTTTTTTTACACAAATTGGTTGGtatgactttattgaaatcaaatgtAAATTCAATACTCTGTATGTAATATTTGGAGTTTGACGGATTTACTTTCAAGAAAGAAGCATATATCATCTAAGTGGATGTTTAGAGTGAAGTACAATGTCGACGGGAGCAGGGACGAatccatgattttttttatagtggAGGCAAACTATATATAcgatgtaaaaaaaattcaataacaacataaataaataattcaaattataatatatcaaaatagATTACATAAAGTGATATCTTTCATAATTGGCATCTACGCTTCTTCATATGTTGAAAACCTTGGATAATTTTTTCATTGTCAATACTATCAAATACTTCACTCTCAATATATGTAACTAAACAATCATTTAAAAAATCATCTCCTAAACGATTTCGTAGTGGAGTTTTCACTAAGTTCATAGCCGAAAATACTCTTTCCACTGAAGCAGTTGCAATCGGTAAAATTAAAGCTAACTTCACAAGCAAATAAACAAGAGGATACAAAACACTCTTCCTTGTCTCAACTAAGCACTTAGCAAGATCTGCAATTCCTTTAAGCTCAGAAAGCCGTTTGTCAGATCTCAtatcaaaaatataaatattcaaTTGATCCTCAAGTATAGCAATCTGCACTATAGAAAAATCAAATGGATACAAGTGGGCAAGTCTAGTAAGTTTTTGCTTATCAAATGCTGCAAAAGAATCAACAGGATTTAAGCACGCGACACATAACAGTAATTCTGAGTTTTTCTCTGTGAAGCGCTCACCGAGCTCTAAACATATCAATGACAGTATAAAATATATCAGCTTGATAATGACGTAAGTTTGTAATTTTATGAGTATTTCTTCGTGACCTTCCTTGATCCACAAACATATCATCCATATTTGGAacaatgattttatttttttcacaaaaGAAGCCACTTGAATTAGAAGAGAAGCCCATCCATCATCTCTCATTTGTTGGAGTAATTGCTTGGAAATGTTAACCAAACTTATTGCATTGATGATATCTTGATCTTTTCTTTGTAATGCTTGGGACAAATCATTAGTAAATCCCAATATCTTTTTCATCAAATGCAAGTTGAAAACAAACTCAAATGTTTGAGTCAAAGCAAGTAAAGCACAAGCTTGACCTTTTTACTCTAAATTTCTTCCATCTTCCTGAATCACATCAATCACAAAGGGAAACATGGTGATTAGGCTTACCAATGAAACATAATATGAACTCCATCGTGTATCACCACCTCGTTGAAGAGAAGTTTCTTGATGTAATCCTGTACCACTTTCTATCTCTCCATTTTGTAGTGCTTTAATAACTTTACCGTATTGATTCTCACGAAGAAGATCTCTTCTCTTGCATGAAGCTCCCACAATATTTGATAAGTTAGAAACAACATTAAACAACAAAGCAACACGAACATGTTTTTTTTGCCACAACAACTAGAGCTAACTGCAATTGATGAGCAAAACAATGGACATAATATGCAGAAGGATTTTCTTTCAAGATCAATGCTTTTAGGCCATTAAACTCACCATTCATATTGCTAGCTCCATCATAACCTTGCCCACGTAAACTTGATATACTTAAACCATGCTTGGAAAATAATCCCTTCATTGCTAACTTAAGTGATAAAGCAGTTGTATCACTAACATGCACAATACCAAGAAAGGGCTCAATCACACATCCTTTTGGGTTCACATAACACAATACAATTGCCATTTTCTCTTTCACAGATATATCCCGAGATTCATCAATTAAAATAGCAAACAGTTCATTATGAAGATCATTGATGATAACTTTAGTGGTTTCAATAGAAGCAACACACACAACATCCTTCTGAATATCAGGAGCAATAAGTTTAGAGTTACCTGGAGCATTGTCTAAAGTGACTTTTCTTATGTCTTCATTATGATTTGCAAGAAACTTTAGAAGTTCTAGAAAATTCCCTTGATTACTTGAATCATCaaactcgtcatttcctcgaaatGCTAGTCCTTGATGTAAAAGAAACCGAATACAATCAATAGTTGCTGTTAGACGTATTTTGTATTCCTTTCGAGTTTGAACTGAATGAGTCTCAAAAGATACTTCAATATGTTGTTTCTGATTCATCAAGTCTTCACATTGTTTCCAAGCTTGGTTATGAGCACTATTGTGGGCACCAACATGAGTTTGAAACCTTTCCTTCTTTTTCCAATGTGTAAATCCTTCAATAATAAAACTATCCTTATTTGCTTGCTCTCCAATATCTGATCTGTAAAGATAACAACACAGACAAAAAGCTGCATCTTTAGAAATGCTATATTCCAACCAAGTGATATACTCCTTAAACCATGTAGGAACAAATCGCCTTAATATTTGCCCCATTCTTCTTTGTGGAAAATCATGTTCATGAGGTTGACATGgactttttttttgcagataaGCTTTTCGAACTTTATCTCGATCATTTGGATGATAGCCTTAATTAATTTTCTTAACCCAGGATCAGAAGGAAGATCATTCAAATCAATTTCTATCTGAGGTTGTTTTGAAGAACATGTCTATCTCTTGCATCAATATTTTTGTCAATTGCTTGTTCATTGATCGACTCTTTTCTGGCGAAGTATTTTTTCATAATCTGCATTAGAGAATAAGTTAGTTAAGTTTAAATGTTTTTAACTTAAGTTAAATGTTTAAATGTTCATAATCTGCATTAAATGTTTACAAATTACTAATGCCTATCAAATGGTTACAAATTACTAAAGCCAAATGTTAAGCTTAACTTAAGCATATCAAATGGTTACAAATTTAAATAACTTAAGTTAAATGTTAAGCTTAACTTAAGCATATCaaatataatgaaatttaagTTAGTTAAGTCAAATGTTAAATTGTCCAATTGGTTCAAGTTCTTACTAATTTGCTGATAAAAATTTGCTTGTAAATTGTTAATTGGTTCAGATCAAACCATtgcttaatttaatttaaattggtTCAAAACAATTAAAAGATTAAATTGATTCAACACAGTAAATTGGTTCAAAAGAATTGCACTAAATTAGTTCAAAGATATTGATTAAATTTTCCACAAAAACACACTAAGCACCCGTTCAAAACACTTGAACTGAATTGGTTCAATTTATTCAAAATACTAAATTGGTACTAATTGGTTCAAAACAATAAATTTTAACAATCCAAAGAAATCATACATTCAATTCAACACTAACTTCAGCAAAAACAATCGATCCCTGCAACTTTTGCAACCAACAACAAACAACCAACCACAATTTAACAACTCAATTAAAGATAAATGAAGCAAATCAAAAATAATTCAACCTTCAATTCAGCCTTCTGTTTAATTGCAGAAGATGGGTTTCTTAAATCCTTCGATGGAGTTGCAGGAAGCAGCAGAAACACTGAGATTTTGACAAAAGACGACCAGAGAGAGACGAACGggaaagagaagagaagaggggACCAACAAACAAACAATGATGGCCGGTCGGTCGGACTTGAAGAGTAGTAGAACTTGAGGACTGAAATATTGACAGAATCAGAGATCGATGATATAGAAGGTTAAGGTTCAGTTTTTTGGGATTTTAATTTCGTTTGGTTCAACAAAATGAGAGGGATAGGAAtgtaattttcttttccttctattagacaaaacgacgtcgttccCGTGGAACCGCGTCATTTTCTCTAacagaaggaaaaaaaataggTTTCCTGCTTCCTTCCTCCTCTTACGCGCAGACAACAGTAAGCTCCTCCTCTATCaatgcatttttttatttttgagggGGAAAAATTTCCAGAAAACTCAAATCAGTAGCGGTAATTTTCCTAGATCTCAGTGGGGGCAAGTGCCTTCATTGCCCCCACTGTAGATCCGTCCCAGGATGGGAGTATGGAGAGATACAAGGCACGTTTAGTTACAAGAGGTTATGACCAGAAATATAGGGGTGGATTATACATAGAGTTTTTCTCCTATGACTATAAGGTCAtgttcttttttactgaaattaagtaaactcaactgaactgaattttactgaaactgaaataataatacaaatatttaaaaataacaataattaaaataaaaaacttataaaaataataatggttctactaataattataataaataattataattataatacgtaatgataaattactgaactaaaTTGAAATTACTGATACTAAAATTAAGTAACAAAAAATAGGGCTTAAGACAGTGACAATCAAGTTTTTGTTGCCATTGGAACTACCAGAGCTTAGTCTATTCATCAAGTGGATGTGAATAATGCTTATCTTTATACATATATGGATGAGGACATTTATATACTTCCACCAACTAGTTATCTTAAAGCACAGTATGGATTAAAGCAGACAGGGCACCAATGCTGCAAAGCTTTTAATGGCACACATTCAGATTATTGCGATTCGGACTTGTGTAGATGCAGAATTACCAAAAAACAGTCACTATTACTATATTTTATTTGGTAATAGCTTGATCTCATGGCAGGAAAAGAAGCAAGAAATCAATTGTGAGTAAATCAACAGCTGAAACTAAGTATCGCTCGCTCCATGGCAACTACTATTAGCGAGTTAAAGTGGTTGAATTACTTACTACTAGAATTTCATATTCATGTTTTTCTCATTCCACTTAAATGTGATAATCAAGTTGTCATGGTATTGTAGCAAACCCAGTGTTCCATGAAAAGGTAAAACACATTAACATTGATTGTCACGTGGTTCATGAGTATTTGTAATAAGGATTTATAATTACTCCATTTGTTTCCTCTCAAGACCAGCTAGTTGATCTTTTCACCACGAAATTGAGTAGTTCCCAAATGTAATCACCTCTTACCAAGTTAGGATTGTTAAATATAACATTCCCAACTTGAGAAGCGGATATTAGAGTATAATAGTTTATTAGAGTGTTAATTATTGATTAGTTATCGTTGTAAAGATATTTAGTGATATTGCCACCTCAGCATCCTTGCTCTacatttgtttgttttgtttgtaactactatatatatacaacaaTATACCATTTGAATAAGATAATAGATTATAGGGAAAAGTGCAAAAAATAATGTTTGTGGTTTgtccaatttataaatataggcatgtggtttaaaagtttgcaaataaagGTCTGTTGTATgatttaatttacaaaataaggTATTTCAGATTACACtattaagttctgattacaatCAATGACATTTTTATCTCGAAAAAAATTGTTCTTACATATCGACAAAACAAGATTCTTCTCCCAAAATGTAGTTCCCTAAATCAAACCATAAATCATATAGTggaaattttacgttttttactaatttcacggtttatgaactaaaattgatattgaagtTCATTTTACACAATTGCTGTTTAATTTTGTGGTGTGCGTTTTGTCAATATGTAAAATgtaattcaaaaaataaaataaatttttttttattgcatcAGAACATAACAATTTAATAGGAAATACCTTATTTTGTAAATCAAATCataccacatacctctatttgcaaacttttaaaccacagaccTCTGTTTGCAAATAAGGCAAACCGCAagcattatttttgtactttgccCTAGATTCTATTCATTCTTTTTGCTTTCTGAATCTCAATAATATTTACtatttaaaattcaatttttttttcaacacTTAATTTCCAGTTATCAAATAGCCCTGAAATTTAATGAAATTACAAAtacttattaaaataataatttaaacaaATATATGCATCAAGCATGAGTTTTGCCCACAACAAATTTAGGTATAGAGGGGAagaattgaataaattaaataaatatccaATGATGTGACTTTATGATACAAGACCCATTTTAATTTTACGCTTTCCTAAAAAATACTTATAGAATTCCTTGGGAAACGGTAAAATTGAGCTGCCCTTTACAATAAGAGCAAAACTGAATTTCTCGGATAACGTTAAAAACAAAATTGACCCGTATTCCGAATCACGATGATGATCTTCAATCCCAAGGATTCAAAGAGCACTCAATAGGAAGAGTTGGGAATCTCTTAATatcttattaaaaataataatttaaacaaATATATGCATCAAGCATGAGTTTTTCCACAACAAATTTGGGTATGAAGGGaaataattgaataaattaaataaatatccaATAATGTAACTTTATGATACAAAACTCAGTTCAATTTTGCTTTCCTAAAAAGTACCGATCAAAATCAGCAATAGAATTCCTTGGAAAACGGTAAAATTGAGTTGCCCTTTACAATAAGAGCAAAATTGAACTTCTCGAAGAACGTTAAAAGCAAAATTGACCTGTATTCCGAATCACGATGATCATCTTCAATCCCAATGACTCAAAGAGCACTCAACAGGAAGAGTTGGAAACCTCTCAGTATCTTTACAATAATCATAGATAACGAGGTTTCTCTGAACCCAAGCGTAAtccattttttgtgttttggaGAGATGCCAAGCATCATATTGATCCCACCAATTTTGAGTTGTGGTTGAAACACAAGAAGGATATGGATCTTCCCATTGACAAGCATCAACACTAAAATCTTTGTAAGAAGACACAAATGGTGCTTTTTTCCAATTAGTTTTCTCTAATCCACCTCTTGTTGCCCAATCATCTGCATTCCATATGCTTGAGAATAGGTACATTGGTTTCTCATTTGGGAAGAAGTTGTTTGCTTCTCCATTGTTTTTGCTCACTCTTATTGGTACTTTATCCACAAAGAACCTGAAATGACAGTAGGATTCTCAATTTTTTATACGATAATGCGATTTAAAAAGATAATAGATAACAAGTTTGATATGATTGATTAATATTTAGTatcatttatattatatataatcataTTGAATATGTAGACACCTAACACGCTTATGACATGATTACTCGCAGGGGCGTAGACAAGGGGGAGCTAAGGGATCTGGGGCTCCCTTGTTTACGGTAAATTGGGGTTGGGGTACAAGAATGTGCCCCCAAACCTATCTACTGAGAAAAATTTGACTCGAAATGCGTAAAATGatattgaaacaaaaaaaaattggtccAATAAAGATGTAGTTagattttaggcttaatacatcattgcCTCTTGACACGACACGTTGATTTTAACTAGTATTGTGAATTTTATTGACATGTCAATCACCACGTCTGTAAACTCGAATTACatattttttctaaataaaaagtttaggtaagagTAGGTCTACCCACTGCTATAATCAGAGCAAACTACAAATCTCAATGGGAATTTAAAACAGAATTTATATATTACTTATTAATAAAGATTAAATTTTAACAGAGTGAGAAATCGAACCTCAAACCTGATAATTAGAGACATCAACTTCTTACCACTTGGACTAACCCTCAttgaatttctttctttttaaaaatgTAAACACATGGTTTCTTTTGTAATAAATAAATGTCATATTTCTTTACTTTCAACTATAAATGTTCAtcagttgcgttcacatggactCTGATGatcacgtaaatttggtcattcaccgttagatctaggcggattaaatataagtcttaggatgttttgaatctccatctTAGAATTTTAATCCGTCTAAATCTAACGGCGAATAACCAAATTTACGTGGttatcagggtccatgtgaatgCAACTGAAATGTTCATATGTCGACTTGAGTCCAAGTTTATTATCAATTTAATCGGGTTTAGAGcgtattatttttataaaattcaagcTCGACTCAGAATTAGACGGGTTTAGATGGACATAGACCGGACCAGATCTAATGTCATTTTTCTCCCCAAACTTGACCTTTAAGAATGGacaaaggaaaacaaaaacttACACAATCTGATGATTGTTCCAGAGGATAGAATAGGTATGGTAATCTTGAGTTGGATCAAACCAAAGACTATGCCTCATCTCTCGATTACCAGTTCCATTTTTATATATGTTTGTTTGTATCAAATAAGGTTCCCCTGTTCTATTCCCCAAGAACTCAAAATCCAATTCATCCCTTGTTGGTCCTGCCCCATTCTCTGTACACATCTGCAATCAAAATAAGATCCATGTTAATCCTATTTCTTGCTGCTTTCACCGTtactaatattataaattataaattatatttcttGATATAAACATCTTTGAATTTTAAGTTCTAAAACATTAGAGTTCAGATCAACAAAAATccgttaaaaatttaaaaaatagggGGATAAAATAGTCAGTTTAATCATAATTTTGGTGACATATTTTATGGACCATAAAAGTTGTACTTAAAAATGTTGAACCCTTTTAGACGTAAAATATGGATAtcttttaggttttattttttaatatagggtaaataatttattagtcccctagtttttacctaatatattgtttagtccttctattttcaaaaatacattttaaggtctctatcttttacaaatattaaccttgtggtctttttatctattttttttatatatatttttaaccgaacatatcttagcttttaggacaaccataATACAATAtaagttgaccatgttactctattattttatatatgtctatttatgttaaaatataacggttacaagtctaaaaaaactagataaAAAGACGaaatggttaatattggcaaaagatagggaccttaaaatgtgcttgtcaaaatagaaagactaaacagtgtgttaggtaaaaactaggggactaataaattaattaccatttaatatatatatatatatatatatatatatataaagaaattGGGTCTCATTAGACTCTGGACCTAGGCGGTTGCACTACTGGTCTATGTCCAAGGCCAGCTCTAAATTAGACATGTTCACGAGCCTGGCCTGGTCCGTGTCCCTGGACAGGATTTGAACATGAAAATTTATCTTTAGGTACCGCTAAAGTCTGTCTTTGATGGGTttggaatttataaaaatagtacgGATCGGTCTAGCCCGGcccgtctattaatattaattaataaagttgtttatttatatattagtatttatttttaaatagcaCGGACCGGTCTA
The sequence above is drawn from the Euphorbia lathyris chromosome 6, ddEupLath1.1, whole genome shotgun sequence genome and encodes:
- the LOC136234225 gene encoding probable xyloglucan endotransglucosylase/hydrolase protein 8; the protein is MEKKRVSSVSSMAEALLIFFFFIAALMAATPSEAAISKGSFEDNFSIMWSENHFKTSEDGQIWYLSLDKDTGCGFQTKQMYRFGWFSMKLKLVGGDSAGVVTAYYMCTENGAGPTRDELDFEFLGNRTGEPYLIQTNIYKNGTGNREMRHSLWFDPTQDYHTYSILWNNHQIVFFVDKVPIRVSKNNGEANNFFPNEKPMYLFSSIWNADDWATRGGLEKTNWKKAPFVSSYKDFSVDACQWEDPYPSCVSTTTQNWWDQYDAWHLSKTQKMDYAWVQRNLVIYDYCKDTERFPTLPVECSLSHWD
- the LOC136233003 gene encoding uncharacterized protein, with translation MVCEKCEKKLSKVIVPDKWKAGASNTNESGGRKINENKLLSKKTRWTPYGNTKCVICKQQVHQDGKYCHTCAYTKGVCAMCGKQVLDTKLYKQSNV